One stretch of Pseudoalteromonas shioyasakiensis DNA includes these proteins:
- a CDS encoding ABC transporter permease translates to MFKSAIAVMEGTKAALMAIKANAMRSALTCLGIIIGVAAVVTVVAVMQGFTKQINDQLADMSPDVTNIKPYTSVEKEMVGQQAKLTYSDFLTLKARVKEAETFTALMFTWRFSGAAEYGNKSHASRVMGTEQDYQKAYRTYPELGRFIRAEDDEKRRRVAFIGPSIIEKLNLPENPVGEYIKLGGEWFRIIGVAEKQGSLLGFDQDDYINIPISTMSALEGGSVDTNVQMMFRLKDDANETQVLGKIRRILRQLHKLKDGEDDDFEFETAEKARANIDKFTGSATAITAGIVGISLVVGGIGVMNIMLVSVTERTRVIGTLKALGATPGFIMLQFLVEAVVLSLFGGLIGLAIGYGAAALISLSVPSMPDAYIPGWAIMLSFGFTSLIGIVFGLAPAIKAARLNPIDALRYE, encoded by the coding sequence ATGTTTAAATCTGCTATCGCTGTTATGGAAGGCACTAAAGCCGCACTCATGGCAATTAAAGCAAACGCGATGCGTAGTGCCCTTACCTGCTTAGGTATTATCATTGGTGTTGCAGCGGTTGTGACCGTAGTGGCAGTAATGCAAGGTTTCACTAAGCAAATTAATGATCAACTTGCCGACATGTCTCCTGATGTGACCAATATAAAACCTTACACTAGCGTAGAAAAAGAAATGGTAGGCCAACAAGCAAAGCTAACCTACAGCGACTTTTTAACCCTAAAAGCACGCGTTAAAGAAGCCGAAACCTTTACTGCGCTGATGTTTACTTGGCGCTTTTCTGGTGCAGCAGAGTACGGCAATAAAAGTCATGCTTCACGCGTGATGGGTACCGAGCAAGACTACCAAAAAGCTTACCGCACCTACCCAGAACTCGGCCGGTTTATTCGCGCAGAAGATGATGAAAAACGCCGTCGAGTGGCGTTTATCGGCCCTTCAATTATCGAAAAGCTTAATCTGCCTGAAAACCCTGTAGGCGAATATATCAAACTCGGTGGTGAGTGGTTTCGCATTATTGGTGTTGCTGAAAAACAAGGTAGCTTATTAGGTTTTGACCAAGACGATTACATTAATATTCCAATAAGTACCATGAGTGCGCTAGAAGGCGGCAGTGTTGATACTAATGTGCAAATGATGTTTCGTTTAAAAGACGATGCTAACGAAACGCAAGTACTGGGTAAAATTCGCCGCATCTTGCGTCAATTACATAAACTAAAAGACGGCGAAGATGACGACTTTGAGTTTGAAACCGCCGAAAAAGCCCGTGCTAATATCGATAAATTTACCGGAAGTGCAACCGCAATTACCGCGGGGATAGTCGGTATCAGTCTGGTGGTTGGGGGTATCGGTGTGATGAATATCATGCTGGTTTCGGTAACAGAACGCACTCGTGTGATCGGCACTTTAAAAGCATTAGGGGCAACACCTGGCTTTATTATGCTGCAATTTTTAGTTGAAGCGGTGGTGCTATCGCTTTTTGGTGGCTTAATTGGTTTAGCGATAGGGTATGGTGCCGCGGCACTGATTTCGTTATCAGTGCCGAGCATGCCAGATGCCTACATACCGGGTTGGGCGATTATGCTGTCATTTGGCTTTACGTCATTGATTGGTATTGTGTTTGGCTTAGCGCCCGCTATTAAAGCGG
- a CDS encoding ABC transporter ATP-binding protein, translating into MSAVIKLSNINKQYKMGEQVFKALDDINIEIAQNEYVAIIGPSGSGKSTLMNLLGCLDTPTSGDYYLKDKLVKRMTETELAHQRNESVGFIFQSFNLLPRASALENVMQPLVYRFISAKERKQQALESLQRVGLGDKVNHLSSQLSGGQRQRVAIARALVTKPHILLGDEPTGNLDSKTTTEIMALFDELHNEGHTIILVTHEQDIADHCQRVIRLVDGKVVSDTRKGEGARQHV; encoded by the coding sequence ATGTCGGCGGTGATAAAACTTAGTAATATCAATAAGCAATATAAAATGGGCGAACAAGTTTTCAAAGCCCTTGATGATATCAATATTGAAATTGCTCAAAATGAGTATGTTGCCATTATTGGCCCTTCGGGTTCAGGTAAATCAACACTAATGAACTTGCTTGGCTGTTTAGATACCCCTACAAGTGGTGACTACTATTTAAAAGATAAGCTGGTAAAGCGAATGACCGAAACTGAGCTTGCTCATCAGCGTAATGAAAGTGTTGGCTTTATTTTTCAAAGTTTCAATTTGTTACCGCGAGCATCAGCTCTTGAAAATGTTATGCAGCCACTTGTGTATCGATTTATCTCTGCCAAAGAGCGAAAGCAGCAAGCGCTCGAATCATTGCAGCGGGTTGGTCTTGGCGATAAGGTAAATCACCTTTCGAGCCAGCTTTCTGGTGGGCAACGTCAACGTGTCGCGATTGCTCGTGCACTTGTTACTAAACCACATATTTTACTTGGTGATGAGCCTACAGGTAACTTAGATAGTAAAACCACCACTGAGATCATGGCACTGTTTGATGAGCTTCATAACGAAGGGCACACCATTATTTTGGTTACTCACGAACAAGATATTGCTGATCACTGCCAACGTGTTATTCGTTTAGTTGATGGCAAGGTTGTCAGTGATACCCGTAAAGGCGAAGGAGCAAGGCAACATGTTTAA